One window of the Streptomyces sp. NBC_00259 genome contains the following:
- a CDS encoding 4Fe-4S dicluster domain-containing protein: protein MMGRTIFIDPGRCIGCQACVSACRECDSHRGKSMIHLDYPDEGHSVASLPTVCMHCEDPVAPCAEVCPADAILVTADGVVQQADTTRCIGCANCVNACPFGVPKIDLQAKLQMKCNLCYDRTADGLAPMCATVCPTGALFYGTVEELQAERPGVQVVDSFTFGRTTVTTGVAMVVPADKVQWPVPGGLPVVEVNGVDVR, encoded by the coding sequence ATGATGGGCAGAACGATCTTCATCGACCCGGGGCGCTGCATCGGGTGCCAGGCATGCGTCTCCGCATGCCGTGAATGCGACTCGCACCGCGGAAAGTCGATGATCCATCTCGACTACCCCGACGAAGGTCACTCCGTCGCCTCCCTTCCCACTGTCTGTATGCACTGCGAGGACCCGGTCGCCCCGTGCGCCGAGGTCTGCCCCGCCGACGCGATCCTGGTCACCGCGGACGGAGTGGTGCAGCAGGCCGACACCACCCGCTGCATCGGCTGCGCCAACTGCGTCAACGCCTGCCCCTTCGGTGTCCCGAAGATCGACCTCCAGGCGAAGCTGCAGATGAAGTGCAACCTCTGCTACGACCGCACCGCCGACGGCCTCGCCCCGATGTGCGCCACGGTCTGCCCCACCGGCGCCCTCTTCTACGGCACCGTCGAGGAACTCCAGGCCGAACGCCCTGGAGTCCAGGTCGTCGACTCCTTCACCTTCGGCCGTACGACCGTGACCACCGGGGTCGCCATGGTCGTCCCCGCCGACAAGGTCCAGTGGCCCGTGCCCGGCGGACTGCCCGTGGTCGAGGTGAACGGAGTGGACGTCCGATGA
- a CDS encoding QcrA and Rieske domain-containing protein: MSVTEQPPAEGPGATDAAQEALEDRIAADSLTTRRDYLRIVATVSGGLAVGGIGVAAGVLHRHGDSEGIPAPKRIAGRLLPGESIAFRYPEEADRAVAVRLGDGSLVGYSAVCTHLACGVLWRADRGSEGELYCPCHEGIFDPRTGEVTAGPPPRPLPKVLLIEEADGSVWAVGTTRSGESATEGLCRQLLEDRPEMAARLGCPGARSTGEEGLRS; encoded by the coding sequence ATGAGCGTGACCGAACAGCCGCCGGCCGAAGGACCGGGCGCGACGGACGCCGCACAGGAGGCGCTGGAGGACCGGATCGCCGCGGACTCCCTCACCACCCGCCGCGACTACCTCCGCATCGTCGCGACCGTCTCCGGCGGCCTCGCCGTGGGCGGTATCGGCGTCGCCGCGGGCGTACTTCACCGGCACGGCGACAGCGAAGGAATCCCGGCCCCCAAGCGGATCGCCGGCCGGCTGCTGCCCGGGGAGTCCATCGCGTTCCGCTACCCGGAAGAAGCGGACCGCGCCGTCGCCGTACGCCTCGGAGACGGCAGCCTCGTCGGCTACTCCGCCGTCTGCACGCATCTCGCCTGCGGGGTGCTCTGGCGCGCGGACCGGGGGAGCGAAGGCGAGCTGTACTGCCCGTGCCACGAAGGGATCTTCGACCCGCGGACCGGTGAGGTCACCGCCGGCCCGCCGCCGAGGCCGCTGCCCAAGGTGCTCCTCATCGAGGAGGCGGACGGCAGCGTCTGGGCGGTCGGCACCACCCGCTCCGGCGAGTCCGCCACCGAAGGGCTGTGCCGCCAACTCCTCGAGGACCGCCCCGAGATGGCCGCCAGACTCGGCTGCCCGGGCGCTCGTTCCACAGGGGAGGAGGGGCTCCGCTCATGA